In one Dermatophagoides farinae isolate YC_2012a chromosome 4, ASM2471394v1, whole genome shotgun sequence genomic region, the following are encoded:
- the LOC142597470 gene encoding uncharacterized protein LOC142597470: MTFDFRLITITTATTNIVLTQNSSPFMSGFDHNNDDDLQRRTRNPNNDNQESNNNNNNNDNYNDDDSDDVDDEPKIMKFEHLIPMAISPLVLSWFRRNSNQSQSLSTKMMMMMMKKEKSPSSISLSKSKSKNKSKIDSFKTAIDDNHIIGNTKTINDMAMVDFSLTTNTPLMNLNHIHNSNINTNINNNNNNDNDNDTNFNESTTTIWTPSMISDLPSRELQPLNLEQSKLEPLEKSDLFRYRMSMIKHKNDNNENDDDDDDDDGGNDDNDSDDNRMRKIRMEKTKMKTLTTKPVFMIMKKKEPKILIKKQPLLPCVHGSPPETGQRRQNLIIKSKSLSKSTSSFIYKDLPSISIISLRLNNNSKTDPHLSLKQPIDDDQLFAYKRKNPDIRNDRPKIIKQTILEPISEPVKSVKTIESPMKTKQTMKTIKRPLTKFIPKRTKSLVLKGKKFKTKTNKTKLVKNSLKKRQNSLSPPPPRTTNERKLLSKKKSKTKIKKTPAIRKTIRKSPIIKVIEKFIDSKKTPREDTIRWTSDKFQLQSLLSSKTKSTIQQEPLSLRKTSKFYQSPTNYPDY, encoded by the coding sequence atGACATTTGATTTCCGGCTCAttacaataacaacagcaacaacaaacatagTGTTGACCCAgaattcatcaccattcatGTCCGGTTTTGatcacaataatgatgatgatctacaGCGAAGAACGAGAAATccaaacaacgacaatcaagaatcaaacaacaacaacaacaacaacgataattataacgatgatgatagtgatgatgttgatgatgaaccaaaaataatgaaatttgaacATTTAATACCAATGGCTATTTCTCCATTGGTATTATCATGGTTTCGACGaaattccaatcaatcacaatcattgtcaacgaaaatgatgatgatgatgatgaaaaaagaaaaatcaccatcatcaatatcattatcaaaatcaaaatcaaaaaacaaatcgaaaattgattcttttAAAACAGCCATTGATGATAACCATATAATTGGCAATACAAAAACCATCAATGATATGGCTATGGtggatttttcattgacaaCCAATACACcgttgatgaatttgaatcatattcataattcaaatatcaatacaaatattaataataataataataatgataatgataatgatacaaattttaatgaatcaacaacaaccatatgGACACCATCAATGATATCCGATTTACCATCAAGAGAATTACAGCCATTAAATTTAGAACAAAGTAAATTAGAACCATTAGAAAAAAGTGATTTATTTCGTTACCGAATGTCAATGATTaaacataaaaatgataacaatgaaaatgatgatgatgatgatgatgatgatggtggtaatgatgataacgatagtgatgataatcgtaTGCGAAAAATTCgtatggaaaaaacaaaaatgaaaacgctGACAACAAAACCAGTATTTatgatcatgaaaaaaaaggaaccaaaaatattaattaaaaaacagCCATTATTACCGTGTGTACATGGGTCACCACCCGAAACtggacaacgacgacaaaatttaatcatcaaatcaaaatcattatcaaaatcaacatcatcatttatctaTAAAGATTTGCCATCCATATCGATTATTTCATTacgattgaataataatagtaaaacTGATCCACATTTGTCATTGAAACaaccaattgatgatgatcaattatttGCTTATAAACGTAAAAATCCTGATATTCGTAATGATCGtccaaaaattattaaacaaACGATTCTGGAACCGATATCTGAACCTGTTAAATCTGTTAAAACTATTGAATCaccaatgaaaacaaaacaaacaatgaaaacgaTCAAACGTCCATTGACAAAATTCATACCGAAACGAACAAAATCATTGGTCTTGAAAggtaaaaaattcaaaactaaaaccaataaaacaaaattggtTAAAAATTCActaaaaaaacgacaaaattctctttcaccaccaccaccgagGACAACGAATGAAAGGAAATTATTGagtaagaaaaaatcaaaaacaaaaattaaaaaaactcCAGCAATCAGAAAAACTATACGAAAATCACCCATAATCAaagtgattgaaaaattcattgatagCAAAAAAACTCCACGAGAAGATACAATCAGATGGACTAgtgataaatttcaattacaatcactattatcatcgaaaacaaaatcaaccaTACAACAAgaaccattatcattgcgAAAGACATcgaaattttatcaatcgCCAACAAATTATCctgattattaa
- the LOC124490711 gene encoding gamma-aminobutyric acid receptor subunit beta, with product MLANNNEHHHHHHHHHLQQEHDECNICNWKTSKLKKTRKKLKNSRIDDNDDDYVILIIANNNKKNNYQTTTTAIMTNMKKFYNENIIINSYNYFSIQWLFVHIIRLFILLLIFMPFIIIHHRWPSSTFIIIIIIATMATATNHHISSSSSSSPIIKQPLSTTEFIENNNDEMKQSFSLLSSSIQQTSSSLSLLENNFNKNINHHNHHPQQQSSSSSSSSSDVITSTRPKQTAIGQNITRILNAFFDSGYDKRVRPNYAGPPVQVGVTMHIISISSISAVQMDFTSDFYFRQSWRDSRLSFQPQPGIQALYVGAEVSEKIWVPDTFFANEKAAQFHMATTPNTFIRIKSNGDVFLSMRLTVTSSCPMNLQYFPMDRQSCTIEVESYGYSMADIQYKWGIDGLGSDVVLAKNLELPQFKVYKHLQRRKVEVLSTGNYSRLVCEIEFVRSMGYYLIQIYIPASLIVIISWVSFWLHRNASPARVQLGVTTVLTMTTLMSSTNAAMPKISYIKSIDVFLGTCFVMVFAALLEYATVGYMGKRIAMRKSRTQQIVRILNEHREKCIAAAAAAAHEAKDIGVGGDGGGGGGDDDDPANAITIRRHGALIRTASLYPNMEQLDELESYHKRGIRPPHGYGGRHSFERTASLKSRIFTDSNGGGDDPETGPNFNDDLNVFVAANSGSSTAVGGGSSPPFHTLDPHISAALYHHGERSATAGGSTRVGSSRRSFSGLYDTNGRDMRHLAERAFLPSSYYLKNQNTLFGVCPSDIDKYSRVVFPVCFLCFNLMYWIIYMHISEFLIEDQQLDDGT from the exons atgttggccaataataatgaacatcatcatcatcatcatcatcatcatctacaacAAGAACATGATGAATGCAACATCTGCAATTggaaaacatcaaaattgaaaaaaacaagaaaaaaattgaaaaattcaagaatcgatgataatgatgatgattatgtaatattgataattgcaaataataacaaaaaaaataattatcaaacaacaacaacagcgataatgacaaatatgaaaaaattttacaatgaaaatataatcatcaatagttataattatttttccatACAATGGTTGTTTGTACACATAATACGtttattcatattattattaatatttatgccattcattataattcatcatcgatggccatcatcaacatttataattatcatcatcattgctacAATGGCTACAGcaaccaatcatcatatatcatcatcatcatcatcatcacctatTATAAAACaaccattatcaacaacagaatttattgaaaataataatgatgaaatgaaacaatcattttcattattatcatcatcaatacaacAAACGAGctcttcattatcattattggaaaataattttaataaaaatatcaaccatcataatcatcatccacagcagcaatcgtcatcatcatcatcatcatcatcggatgtGATAACATCAACAAGGCCAAA ACAAACGGCAATTGGACAGAATATAACACGAATATTGAATGCCTTTTTCGATAGTGGTTATGATAAACGTGTACGTCCCAATTATGCTG GTCCACCAGTACAAGTTGGTGTTACAATGCATATAATCAGTATCAGTTCAATATCGGCCGTACAGATG GATTTTACatcagatttttattttcgtcaATCATGGCGTGATTCAAGACTTAGTTTTCAACCACAGCCCGGTATACAGGCATTATATGTTGGCGCTGAAGTGTCGGAAAAAATTTGGGTACCCGATACATTTTTTGCTAATGAAAAAGCCGCTCAATTTCATATGGCTACAACGCCAAATACATTTATCCGTATCAAATCCAATGGTGATGTGTTCCTTTCTATGAG ACTTACAGTAACTTCAAGTTGCCCAATGAATTTACAATATTTTCCAATGGATCGACAAAGCTGTACGATCGAAGTGGAAAGTT ATGGCTATTCAATGGCCGATATACAATATAAATGGGGCATCGATGGCCTAGGATCAGATGTTGTATTGGCCAAAAATTTAGAACTGCCACAATTTAAAGTTTATAAACATTTACAAAGACGTAAAGTTGAAGTTCTTAGTACAG gAAATTATTCACGTTTAGTATGTGAAATTGAATTCGTACGTTCAATGGGATATTATCTAATACAGATCTATATACCAGcatcattgattgtcatcatttcatgGGTATCATTCTGGCTTCATCGG AATGCAAGTCCAGCTCGTGTACAATTGGGCGTTACAACCGTattaacaatgacaacattaATGTCATCGACAAATGCAGCAATGCCAAAAATTTCTTACATTAAATCTATTGATGTATTTTTGGGCACCTGTTTTGTAATGGTATTTGCCGCCTTATTAGAATATGCAACCGTCGGTTATATGGGTAAACGTATTGCTATGCGTAAATCACGTACACAACAAATTGTACgtatattgaatgaacatCGTGAAAAATGTATTGCAGCAGCTGCGGCCGCTGCACATGAAGCTAAAGATATTGGTGTTGgcggtgatggtggtggtggtggtggtgatgatgatgatccagcTAATGCCATTACTATTCGTCGTCATGGTGCCCTTATACGTACAGCCTCCCTTTATCCGAATATGGAACAATTGGATGAATTGGAATCATATCATAAACGG GGTATACGACCACCACATGGTTATGGTGGCcgtcattcatttgaaagaACAGCATCATTGAAAAGTCGTATATTCACCGAtagtaatggtggtggtgatgatccGGAAACTGGaccaaatttcaatgatgatcttaATGTATTTGTAGCTGCTAATTCTGGTTCAAGCACAGCggttggtggtggttcatcaccaccattccATACATTAGATCCACATATTTCCGCTGcactttatcatcatggtgAACGTAGTGCTACTGCTGGTGGTAGTACTCGTGTAGGTAGTAGTCGTCGTAGTTTTTCCGGCCTTTATGATACAAATGGCCGTGATATGAGACATTTAGCCGAACGTGCATTTTTACCATCAAGCTATTATCTTAAAAATCAGAATACATTATTCGGTGTTTGTCCAAGCGATATTGATAAATACTCACGTGTTGTGTTTCctgtttgttttctttgttttaaTCTAATGTATTGGATCATTTATATGCATATTAGTGAATTTCTTATTGAAGATCAACAATTAGATGATGGAACTTGA